A genomic segment from Rahnella aceris encodes:
- a CDS encoding carbohydrate ABC transporter permease translates to MMLEVSPPDTAAVPRFPRLRALLEPWVYLSPTLVLIGLFIFVPMAIGISYAFQNIQLLNPFDTGWVGLDNFRTMFDDRHFYAALRHTFNWTLTSLVLQFALGLGLALLLNREFPGRRWVQALVFLPWAVPAFLSGLTWAWLLNPVIGVLPYWLADLHIISEPYNILSDPQLALYGPVVANVWFGIPFFAITLLAALQSIPKDLYEAAAMDGATGWQQFRKVTLPFLAPMIAITVMLRTIWIANFADLIVVMTDGGPANSTSILSSFIFTTAYRKLDFGYASAMAVFLLVLMTLYALVLLRIRHQLLK, encoded by the coding sequence ATGATGTTGGAAGTTTCACCGCCAGACACCGCTGCCGTGCCGCGCTTCCCGCGTTTGCGGGCGCTGCTGGAACCCTGGGTTTATCTCAGCCCGACGCTGGTGCTGATCGGCCTGTTTATCTTTGTTCCGATGGCCATCGGCATTTCCTATGCTTTTCAGAACATCCAGTTGCTTAACCCTTTCGATACCGGCTGGGTCGGGCTGGATAACTTCCGCACCATGTTTGATGACCGGCATTTCTATGCTGCGCTGCGCCATACCTTCAACTGGACACTGACTTCACTGGTGTTGCAGTTCGCGCTGGGGCTGGGGTTAGCCTTATTGCTCAACCGTGAGTTTCCCGGCCGCCGCTGGGTGCAGGCGCTGGTGTTTCTGCCGTGGGCGGTTCCGGCGTTTCTCTCCGGCCTGACCTGGGCGTGGTTGCTCAATCCGGTGATTGGCGTACTGCCTTACTGGCTGGCTGATCTGCATATCATTTCCGAGCCGTACAATATTCTGTCTGATCCGCAACTGGCGCTGTACGGCCCGGTGGTGGCCAACGTCTGGTTCGGCATTCCGTTTTTCGCCATAACGTTGCTGGCGGCGTTGCAGTCGATTCCGAAAGATTTGTACGAAGCGGCGGCAATGGACGGGGCGACCGGCTGGCAGCAGTTTCGCAAAGTTACACTGCCGTTTCTGGCACCGATGATTGCCATCACGGTGATGCTGCGCACCATCTGGATTGCGAATTTCGCCGACCTGATTGTGGTGATGACCGACGGCGGCCCGGCCAATTCCACTTCGATTCTGTCGAGTTTCATCTTCACCACTGCATACCGCAAACTCGACTTTGGTTATGCGTCGGCGATGGCAGTGTTCCTGCTGGTGCTGATGACGCTTTACGCGCTGGTTTTACTGCGCATCCGCCATCAGTTGCTGAAATAA
- a CDS encoding aminotransferase class I/II-fold pyridoxal phosphate-dependent enzyme — protein MQQDDKSQPVELGENTRLVHDARHDRGAISPPIYQSSLFSFTDYDSMIARFRGDSDHALYSRVDNPTVVELQKKVAQLEGGEACLAFGSGMAAISNAILSVAGPGDKVVCVNHVYPDTYRFLRGFCTRFQIESQFVDGGSLPALEEAMQGAKLLYLESPNSWVMGEQNLRAIAELAKKYGVITMIDNSWASPIFQKPLAAGIDLVIHSASKYISGHSDVVAGLVISSQERISAISRYISPFLGGKLSANEAWLLLRGLRTLPLRMRQHHESALELARRLQGYSRITQVNHPGLDPLPTSTLTGYSGLFSFELSEGIDIPTFCNALNLFRMGVSWGGFESLVMPAISVLNQAGEFNSAIDFGVSPRVIRISIGLEETEDLWRDLKNAIESACS, from the coding sequence ATGCAGCAAGATGATAAGAGCCAGCCTGTTGAGTTAGGGGAAAACACCCGTTTAGTGCACGACGCCCGCCACGATCGCGGAGCGATTTCGCCGCCCATCTATCAGTCTTCGTTATTCAGTTTCACTGATTATGACAGCATGATTGCCCGTTTTCGCGGCGACAGCGACCATGCTTTGTATTCCCGCGTTGATAACCCGACCGTCGTCGAATTGCAGAAAAAAGTGGCGCAACTCGAAGGCGGCGAAGCTTGTCTGGCGTTCGGCAGCGGCATGGCGGCGATCAGTAACGCCATTCTCAGCGTGGCCGGTCCCGGCGATAAAGTGGTGTGCGTGAATCACGTCTACCCGGACACCTACCGTTTCCTGCGCGGTTTCTGTACCCGTTTTCAGATTGAATCACAGTTTGTCGATGGCGGTTCACTGCCCGCGCTGGAAGAGGCGATGCAGGGCGCGAAACTGCTGTATCTCGAAAGCCCGAACAGTTGGGTGATGGGCGAACAAAATCTGCGGGCCATCGCGGAACTGGCGAAAAAATACGGCGTAATAACGATGATCGACAATAGCTGGGCGTCGCCGATTTTCCAGAAGCCACTGGCTGCGGGCATCGATCTGGTCATTCATTCCGCGTCGAAATACATCAGCGGGCACAGCGACGTGGTCGCCGGGCTGGTGATTTCCAGCCAGGAACGCATCAGCGCCATCAGTCGTTATATCAGCCCGTTTTTAGGCGGCAAACTTTCTGCCAATGAAGCCTGGCTGCTGCTGCGCGGCCTGCGCACGCTGCCGCTGCGTATGCGCCAGCATCACGAAAGTGCGCTGGAACTGGCGCGCCGGTTGCAGGGCTATTCGCGCATCACGCAGGTGAATCATCCGGGACTTGACCCGTTGCCGACTTCCACGCTGACCGGCTACAGCGGTCTGTTCTCCTTTGAGCTGAGCGAAGGCATCGATATTCCGACGTTCTGTAACGCGCTGAATCTGTTCCGTATGGGGGTCAGTTGGGGCGGTTTCGAAAGTCTGGTGATGCCAGCCATTTCTGTGCTGAATCAGGCGGGCGAATTCAACTCGGCAATAGATTTCGGTGTGTCGCCCCGCGTGATCCGCATTTCTATCGGGCTGGAAGAGACCGAAGATTTATGGCGTGACCTGAAAAACGCCATCGAAAGCGCCTGTTCCTGA
- a CDS encoding FAD-dependent oxidoreductase, which translates to MTPNTESSAAASCCIVGGGPAGLMLGYLLARKGIDVTVLEKHSDFLRDFRGDTIHPSTLDIIWQLGFLDEFLALPHQRAEKLYGEINGQETTLADFSHLPTQCKFIAFMPQWDFLNFIASKAAQLPNFRLIHNAQVLSLLEDKCQVSGVLAEVNGETQHFDADLVVGCDGRNSIVREQAGMEIRRYGAPRDVLWLKIPKRPDDPLWSMGHRGPKKNFIMIDRGDYWQCGYSIPKDSLDALKAQGIAPFLDLLAEVSPFERQRLADDILSWENVRLLVIRIDRLKEWAKPGLLCIGDAAHAMSPIGGVGVNLAIQDAVATANIITEPLKAGRLTLRHLKRIQRRRAFPTWATQALQIMISKAGQKQRKRAPSRLEAWLRGRKFIPFLFGRLIGVGFYREIPKL; encoded by the coding sequence ATGACACCGAACACTGAATCCTCCGCAGCAGCGTCCTGCTGTATCGTCGGCGGTGGCCCCGCAGGATTAATGCTGGGATATCTTCTGGCGCGAAAGGGAATTGACGTCACCGTGCTGGAAAAGCACAGCGACTTTTTACGCGATTTTCGCGGCGATACCATTCATCCGTCTACACTGGACATCATCTGGCAACTGGGTTTTCTCGACGAGTTCCTCGCCCTGCCGCATCAGCGCGCTGAAAAGCTTTATGGCGAGATCAACGGCCAGGAAACCACGCTGGCGGATTTCAGTCATCTGCCGACGCAGTGCAAATTTATCGCTTTTATGCCGCAGTGGGATTTTCTCAACTTCATCGCCAGCAAGGCTGCGCAACTGCCCAATTTCCGGCTGATTCATAACGCGCAGGTCCTGTCATTGCTGGAGGATAAATGCCAGGTATCCGGCGTTCTTGCTGAAGTGAATGGCGAAACGCAGCATTTTGATGCGGATCTGGTCGTCGGTTGCGACGGGCGTAATTCCATCGTGCGCGAACAGGCCGGGATGGAAATCCGCCGTTATGGCGCGCCACGTGACGTGTTATGGCTGAAAATCCCCAAACGCCCGGATGATCCTCTGTGGTCGATGGGGCATCGCGGGCCAAAGAAAAACTTCATCATGATCGACCGGGGTGATTACTGGCAGTGTGGGTATTCGATCCCGAAAGACAGCCTGGATGCGCTCAAAGCACAGGGCATCGCGCCTTTTCTCGACCTGCTGGCGGAAGTGTCGCCGTTTGAGCGCCAGCGCTTAGCCGACGATATTCTCAGCTGGGAAAACGTACGCTTGCTGGTGATCCGCATCGACCGTCTCAAAGAATGGGCTAAACCGGGTCTGTTGTGCATCGGCGACGCGGCACATGCTATGTCACCGATTGGCGGCGTCGGCGTGAATCTGGCGATTCAGGATGCGGTGGCGACAGCGAATATCATCACTGAACCGCTGAAGGCCGGACGCCTGACGCTGCGACACTTAAAACGTATCCAGCGCCGCCGCGCGTTCCCGACGTGGGCGACGCAGGCATTACAGATCATGATCAGTAAAGCAGGACAGAAACAAAGAAAGCGTGCCCCTTCACGGCTGGAAGCGTGGCTGCGCGGGCGGAAATTTATACCTTTCCTGTTTGGACGCCTCATCGGCGTGGGATTTTATCGGGAAATCCCGAAGCTTTGA
- a CDS encoding FadR/GntR family transcriptional regulator: protein MNGDINLLHPIAPQQSDTLVLDALTRYVAQSGTRIGEKLPPERVLAEGLAVSRNTVREALKRWEALGIIVRKKGSGTFLQSEITANDSFLSLRFKNDSATMLHALEVRRIIECEASALAAVRATESDLLFIEQKLDVMEKVHLSVGSAGAEDWQFHAAIYSAAHNPLLLQMVGGIYDLLHAFFESPPEQALFSDSFPLHRMLFEAIARREPENARRLSNDILNITERDMKEVINAAR from the coding sequence ATGAACGGCGACATAAATTTATTGCATCCGATTGCGCCACAACAAAGCGACACGCTGGTGCTCGATGCGCTGACCCGCTATGTGGCGCAGTCCGGCACCCGTATCGGCGAGAAATTGCCGCCCGAGCGCGTGCTGGCCGAAGGGCTGGCGGTGAGCCGTAACACCGTACGCGAGGCGCTGAAACGCTGGGAAGCGCTGGGGATTATCGTGCGCAAAAAAGGCAGCGGCACGTTTTTGCAGTCTGAAATTACCGCTAACGACAGCTTTCTGTCCCTGCGCTTTAAGAATGACTCAGCCACCATGCTTCATGCACTGGAAGTGCGCCGGATCATTGAATGCGAGGCTTCCGCGCTGGCGGCGGTACGTGCGACGGAAAGCGATTTGCTGTTTATCGAACAGAAGCTGGATGTGATGGAAAAAGTCCATCTGAGCGTCGGTTCCGCCGGGGCAGAAGACTGGCAGTTTCACGCGGCAATCTACAGCGCGGCGCACAATCCGCTGCTGCTGCAAATGGTCGGCGGCATTTATGACCTGCTGCATGCCTTTTTTGAATCGCCGCCTGAGCAGGCGCTGTTCAGCGACTCTTTTCCGCTGCATCGCATGTTATTTGAAGCCATTGCGCGCCGTGAACCGGAAAACGCGCGCAGGCTAAGCAACGACATTCTGAACATAACTGAACGTGACATGAAGGAAGTGATCAATGCAGCAAGATGA
- a CDS encoding ABC transporter substrate-binding protein — MRHPKRHVLSLLALSVSLFSCASFAATKLTLVEVITSPARTEMLQKMLTAYKTQHPDVEIDVVSLPWGQAFEKLGTMIQSGQYPDVVEMPDTWQGLYASNGMLADLEPRLKGWSGTPDLTDKTLTMARSSGGTATMIPYGFYLRAMFWNKKLFQQAGLTEAPKTMDEFMADAKKISALGNGISGYCMRGGVGGTNAWMMFMAAMNGSPDFFDKEGNSTLTKPGAIKGAQFLVDMYQKGYAPKDSVNWGFNEIVSGFYSGKCAMLDQDPDALIAIKNSMNPDDFSVAPMPLGPNGKAYPTIGYTGWSMFKQGKHQDQSWDLISFLSNKENNLTWSKFVGTLPIYKGAEQDAYYHAPQFAGWFAELNSPDYIPLTMPTHLKGWGYFNSVIVKDSSQETLLGQNDTESMVKDWAKYLTKEQKAWLAAQK, encoded by the coding sequence ATGCGACACCCGAAACGTCATGTGCTCAGCCTGCTGGCGCTCAGCGTCAGCCTGTTTTCCTGCGCCAGTTTTGCCGCCACCAAACTGACGCTGGTGGAAGTGATCACCAGCCCGGCGCGTACTGAAATGCTGCAAAAAATGTTAACCGCTTACAAAACGCAGCACCCTGATGTCGAGATCGACGTGGTGTCGCTGCCGTGGGGACAGGCGTTTGAAAAGCTTGGCACCATGATCCAGAGCGGACAATACCCGGATGTGGTGGAAATGCCGGACACCTGGCAAGGGCTGTATGCCAGTAACGGCATGCTGGCTGATCTCGAACCGCGGCTGAAAGGCTGGTCGGGCACGCCGGATCTGACTGACAAAACACTGACCATGGCGCGTTCTTCCGGCGGCACCGCCACCATGATCCCGTACGGTTTTTATCTGCGGGCCATGTTCTGGAACAAAAAACTCTTCCAGCAGGCGGGTCTGACCGAGGCGCCGAAAACCATGGACGAGTTTATGGCGGATGCGAAGAAAATCAGCGCGCTGGGTAACGGCATCAGCGGTTATTGCATGCGCGGCGGCGTCGGCGGCACGAATGCCTGGATGATGTTTATGGCGGCGATGAACGGCTCGCCGGACTTCTTCGACAAAGAGGGCAACAGCACGCTGACCAAACCTGGTGCGATTAAAGGTGCGCAATTCCTGGTGGATATGTACCAGAAGGGTTATGCGCCAAAAGACAGCGTCAACTGGGGCTTTAACGAAATCGTCTCCGGATTCTATTCCGGTAAATGCGCAATGCTCGATCAGGATCCGGACGCGCTGATCGCCATCAAAAACAGCATGAATCCTGACGATTTCTCGGTCGCGCCAATGCCGCTCGGGCCGAACGGCAAAGCCTATCCGACCATCGGTTATACCGGCTGGTCGATGTTCAAACAGGGCAAACATCAGGATCAAAGCTGGGATCTGATTTCCTTCCTCAGTAACAAAGAAAACAACCTCACCTGGTCGAAATTTGTCGGCACCTTACCGATTTATAAGGGCGCAGAGCAGGATGCGTATTACCACGCGCCGCAGTTTGCAGGCTGGTTTGCCGAGCTGAACAGCCCGGATTACATCCCGCTGACTATGCCAACGCACCTCAAAGGCTGGGGCTATTTCAACTCGGTGATTGTGAAAGACAGTTCGCAGGAAACGCTGCTCGGCCAGAACGACACCGAAAGCATGGTGAAAGACTGGGCGAAATACCTGACCAAAGAACAGAAAGCCTGGCTGGCTGCGCAAAAGTAA